One stretch of Dokdonia sp. Hel_I_53 DNA includes these proteins:
- a CDS encoding ABC transporter ATP-binding protein, translated as MRTRLLALFLYPMLRIEKLHHQLSNRFTIGPLSLTIDSGTHVAIIGESGCGKTTLLKIIYGLYEVTNGTIFWGDQHVTGPDDNLIPGMPYMKYLSQDFDLMPYTTVAENINKYLSRLTPKKSRQRTDELLRVVEMTALADVKVKTLSGGQMQRVALAQTLAKEPELLLLDEPFSHIDNFRKNKLRRKLFKYLREQNITCIVATHDSTDVLSYMNQTIVMKDGQVVCKDDTQAIFENPPSCYVGSLFDDINVLPKEWFDEVSLSDKKRLLYPHQIQITPQGKEIVIEHSYFMGSHYLIMGYHGDQSVLFNHREDLEKGSNHRISIK; from the coding sequence ATGAGAACTAGATTGCTTGCTTTATTTTTGTACCCTATGTTAAGAATAGAGAAGCTACACCATCAACTATCTAATCGCTTTACAATAGGCCCCCTATCACTGACTATAGATAGTGGGACTCATGTCGCAATTATAGGTGAGAGTGGCTGCGGGAAGACAACACTGCTCAAAATTATTTATGGACTCTACGAGGTGACCAATGGTACTATCTTTTGGGGGGATCAACATGTCACGGGTCCAGATGATAATTTAATCCCTGGAATGCCTTACATGAAATACCTTTCGCAAGACTTTGACTTGATGCCTTATACTACGGTTGCAGAAAATATTAATAAATATCTTAGCAGACTAACGCCTAAGAAAAGTAGACAACGTACAGATGAGTTACTCAGAGTTGTAGAAATGACTGCTCTAGCTGATGTTAAAGTAAAAACACTTTCTGGAGGTCAAATGCAGCGAGTAGCACTCGCTCAAACACTGGCAAAAGAACCTGAACTCTTGCTACTTGACGAACCATTTTCACACATAGATAATTTTAGAAAAAATAAATTACGCCGAAAATTATTTAAATACTTGAGAGAACAAAACATTACTTGCATAGTAGCTACACACGATAGTACAGACGTATTATCTTATATGAATCAGACTATTGTGATGAAAGATGGACAGGTAGTTTGTAAAGATGATACCCAAGCTATTTTTGAAAACCCTCCGTCTTGTTATGTTGGTTCTCTCTTTGATGATATCAATGTGTTACCAAAAGAATGGTTTGATGAAGTGTCTTTATCCGATAAAAAAAGGCTTTTATATCCTCACCAAATACAGATAACTCCTCAAGGTAAAGAGATTGTCATAGAGCACTCTTATTTTATGGGTTCACATTATCTTATTATGGGATATCATGGTGATCAATCTGTTTTATTCAACCACAGGGAAGATCTAGAGAAAGGATCAAATCACAGAATTAGCATTAAATAA
- a CDS encoding 3-oxoacyl-ACP synthase translates to MNHLEIKIALYDKCKQWIANRRDKVENVIADIVESLENETKSSAGDKHETGRAMLQINREQVGAQLKEISKIEEALSKVDIKVVSDHVRLGSIVHTDNSSFFISISAGLLKTKDRSYYAIALSAPIGQLLLGKKKGDVIRFRENEITITSVY, encoded by the coding sequence ATGAATCACTTGGAGATAAAGATAGCATTGTATGATAAGTGCAAACAATGGATTGCCAACAGACGTGATAAAGTTGAAAACGTCATTGCAGATATTGTGGAATCACTAGAAAATGAAACCAAAAGCTCTGCAGGAGACAAGCACGAGACTGGCAGGGCGATGTTGCAAATTAATCGAGAGCAAGTAGGAGCACAACTAAAGGAAATTTCAAAAATTGAAGAAGCACTCTCTAAGGTTGATATAAAAGTTGTAAGTGATCATGTGAGGCTCGGGAGTATTGTACACACTGATAACAGCAGTTTTTTTATTTCCATATCTGCAGGTCTACTCAAGACAAAAGATCGTTCATATTATGCAATAGCTTTATCTGCACCAATAGGGCAACTGTTGTTAGGTAAGAAAAAAGGAGATGTAATTCGCTTCCGCGAAAACGAGATAACAATCACATCAGTTTATTGA
- a CDS encoding NAD(P)/FAD-dependent oxidoreductase, with protein sequence MELSFWEHNSWFTNIDYTVVGSGIVGLTCALRLRERFPNSKICILEKGVLPQGASTKNAGFACFGSLSEILEDLKSHSEDEVVSLVKKRINGLSKLRKLIGDHTLDYRQYGGYELFQEEDVKLYESCLKEMNSINKLLFPIFNKNVYSIVEDPFCFDNVQPKLIFNELEGQIDTGKMMKALLLKAYKNDIYILNNCTVLDYSEEQNQVIIDTAHFSFVSKKMLIATNGFAKDLHISDVKPARAQVLITEPLKDLRIKGTFHLDQGYYYFRNINNRILLGGGRNLDFKTEETTQIGQTRLVQNELERLLREVILPGKEIKIAYRWSGIMGVGTQKKPVLERLSENVYCGVRLGGMGVAIGSTVGEELANLVD encoded by the coding sequence ATGGAACTTAGTTTTTGGGAACATAATTCGTGGTTTACAAACATAGACTATACGGTAGTAGGTAGTGGGATTGTGGGATTAACTTGTGCTTTACGCTTACGCGAAAGATTTCCAAATTCAAAAATATGCATACTAGAAAAAGGAGTTCTACCGCAAGGAGCAAGTACCAAAAATGCAGGTTTTGCTTGCTTTGGTAGTCTCTCCGAAATTCTTGAAGATCTAAAATCCCATTCTGAGGATGAGGTTGTTTCACTCGTTAAAAAACGTATTAATGGATTGTCTAAACTTAGGAAGTTAATAGGTGATCATACTCTTGACTATAGGCAATATGGCGGATATGAACTTTTTCAAGAAGAGGATGTCAAGTTATATGAGTCCTGCCTAAAAGAGATGAATTCTATAAATAAGTTGCTCTTTCCCATTTTTAACAAAAACGTTTATAGTATAGTAGAGGATCCATTTTGTTTTGATAATGTACAACCTAAACTCATCTTTAATGAATTAGAAGGCCAGATAGACACGGGTAAGATGATGAAGGCCTTACTTTTAAAAGCATATAAAAACGACATTTATATTTTAAATAATTGTACTGTACTTGATTACAGTGAGGAGCAGAACCAAGTGATTATTGATACCGCGCATTTTTCATTTGTTTCAAAAAAAATGCTCATCGCAACCAATGGCTTTGCTAAAGATCTTCATATTTCTGATGTGAAGCCAGCGAGAGCACAAGTACTAATTACAGAACCTCTAAAAGATTTGAGAATAAAAGGGACATTTCATTTAGACCAAGGATATTATTATTTTAGAAATATCAATAATAGGATACTGTTGGGAGGGGGTAGGAATCTTGATTTTAAGACCGAAGAAACCACACAAATAGGTCAGACACGATTAGTTCAAAATGAATTAGAAAGACTTCTCAGAGAAGTAATCTTGCCAGGAAAAGAAATTAAAATAGCGTATCGATGGAGCGGAATCATGGGGGTAGGCACACAGAAGAAACCTGTTTTAGAGAGACTTTCAGAAAATGTTTACTGTGGAGTCAGATTGGGAGGAATGGGTGTTGCCATAGGAAGTACGGTAGGTGAAGAATTAGCAAATTTAGTGGATTGA
- a CDS encoding glycosyltransferase family 2 protein encodes MKEKIIKVIIPAYNEEDSIGLVIKDIPKIVDEIIVVDNGSTDRTASVAEAGGATVLHEDNRGYGYACLKGMSHIANADPKPEIVVFLDGDYSDYPEQLTDLVAPIIERNYDFVIGAREKRFRERGSMTTPQVFGNWLATGLMTLFFSAHYTDLGPFRAIKYDKLLSLEMEDKTYGWTVEMQLKALKKKLKYKEIPVMYRNRIGVSKVSGTLKGAVNAGVKILGWIFKYSVK; translated from the coding sequence ATGAAAGAAAAAATCATTAAAGTAATTATACCAGCCTATAATGAAGAAGATTCAATAGGGCTTGTTATTAAAGACATTCCAAAAATCGTAGATGAAATTATTGTAGTTGATAATGGGTCTACAGACCGTACGGCATCTGTTGCAGAAGCTGGAGGTGCTACAGTGTTGCATGAAGATAATCGCGGTTACGGATACGCATGTCTTAAAGGTATGTCACACATTGCAAATGCTGATCCAAAACCAGAGATTGTTGTATTCTTAGATGGAGATTATAGTGATTACCCTGAGCAACTTACAGATTTAGTAGCCCCTATTATAGAAAGAAATTACGATTTTGTAATAGGAGCAAGAGAAAAACGCTTTCGCGAAAGAGGTTCAATGACCACGCCTCAAGTTTTCGGAAACTGGCTAGCCACTGGTTTAATGACTTTATTTTTTAGCGCTCATTATACAGACTTAGGTCCTTTTAGAGCAATTAAATATGATAAGTTACTTTCATTAGAAATGGAAGACAAAACTTATGGGTGGACGGTAGAGATGCAATTGAAAGCATTAAAGAAAAAGTTAAAGTATAAAGAAATACCTGTAATGTATCGCAATAGAATAGGTGTATCAAAAGTTTCTGGAACATTGAAAGGAGCGGTTAATGCAGGTGTAAAAATTCTTGGATGGATTTTTAAATACAGTGTAAAATGA